The following DNA comes from Buteo buteo chromosome 7, bButBut1.hap1.1, whole genome shotgun sequence.
CCAGCCTGGATGTAATGACGGCTATTAAATAAAGTCGaatgcaaacaaaattattaagcCTGTGATTAATGATTAAGAGGCAGAAACATCTAAGCCAGCTGAAAGCCTACCCAGTGCTCAGCAGCAGAAGGCTGTCCCCCTCCCTAGGAACGGGGAGAAGGGATCACGTAGGATCCGGCCCATGCAGAGCCTTTGGCTCAAGGTCCCCAAAAAGGGACCCACCACCAGCTTGGTGGTCCAGAACAAACtccccccctgcctccccctcatGCACGAGAGTCCTGTGGGCCAGTCACGTGCCAGGCATGGGGTGATGCAAAGCGGTGGGAAACCACAGTGGGTTGTCGCATGCCCTAGTTGGGAGTTGGGAGCTGCGTCTTCTCCTGGAAACTGGCCAACGGCAAGGGCAAGATCTTCCTCTTCTTGTGCGGGTGTTGAACAGTGTAAAGATAGGATGTGTACTGGAGCTCTGGCATAACCATTTTCTGGCAGGTTCTCAGAGTCATGTTGTCTAAGTCTTGTTTGAGGTTGTACCCAAGGATATTTGCATCCCCTGACTGGTAAGGCAGGAAAGCTTTGTTCTTGATGTCATCCTTCCCCACTGCCTCCTGGTCCAAAAGACAGGTGTCCATGAGCTCCTTCTGTCTTGTTCGCAGGCGATtcacctccttctccagctccttgaGTCCTATGGTCTCCTCAATTCTCCTCCAGAAGCTCTGGTTGAAGTGCAGGTAGAGCTTCCAGTCCAGTGAGCACCACACTTTTATCCGCTCCTCGCTTTCTGGAGTCAAGGTCTGGACAGTGTCCTGGCTTCTGGAATTGAGCTTAAAGTAAATCACGTCATCCAGATCCCAGCACAAAGTGTGCTTCAAGAGGATCATGGACTCATCAAAGTAGTCTGATATCAAGATCAGATGGAAGTTCTGTTC
Coding sequences within:
- the GAL3ST2 gene encoding galactose-3-O-sulfotransferase 2 isoform X4, with translation MKNKNYIISKSHKELLMPYKPCRAKTNVMFLKTHKTASSTILNIMFRFAERYNLTVALPADQLVHLGYPKTFLAHFVEEFEAIGQNYNIMCNHLRFNPSEVKKVMAANTFYFSILRNPIRLLESSYVYYKDNVPAFRFSKDVNEFLASPMKYYHLEHYKKNMYARNIMWFDFGYDNNAEDNKKYIQAVLKEIEQNFHLILISDYFDESMILLKHTLCWDLDDVIYFKLNSRSQDTVQTLTPESEERIKVWCSLDWKLYLHFNQSFWRRIEETIGLKELEKEVNRLRTRQKELMDTCLLDQEAVGKDDIKNKAFLPYQSGDANILGYNLKQDLDNMTLRTCQKMVMPELQYTSYLYTVQHPHKKRKILPLPLASFQEKTQLPTPN